A region of Paramormyrops kingsleyae isolate MSU_618 chromosome 17, PKINGS_0.4, whole genome shotgun sequence DNA encodes the following proteins:
- the tp53i13 gene encoding tumor protein p53-inducible protein 13 codes for MIMAVWRALLLCLTPSLCRPGGTIGQQCDDVKRLAEKDLIPDSMLRCSGPSWPEPSQILPSIDSSYTPQPPLPVCMDSPISYSHTIPNSGAHRPVGARSGDYLYCPPQRWMHNLRHGAAVLLYHPCASISQHSRLSLFARSCLSHYIITPFPQLSIQRPLAIVTWGRTLQLSHVGASEACDWLGQNAKAAVQTKARGSYSLLLTRPADSRMLWATGQEDTQRALRRCCLETLSLPVGNRTARGKMGWKQKRWRRELVSQGAAGSTARGAAKESSATGGMKVHQLPGLAAKPETRKGNRNATEEPPPDNGHGAGRGGAREVAERQDLKTGGGDKGEGVNGKGEMRGVSGEAGKESQRHRVKTQKEAPLQPGSPQCVGVQAALPVASSGQSQWVPTPRTDEAAWAAAALGFLLVLLTLAVLHTRLYRHWRRPPSLYWHQPEQDHDSVAEVIRRRLKMMGQRRKRTASQRREYSLLPSSSSEESD; via the exons ATGATCATGGCCGTGTGGCGTGCCCTGCTGCTCTGCCTGACCCCGTCCCTTTGCCGCCCCGGGGGGACCATAGGGCAGCAGTGCGACGATGTGAAG CGTCTGGCGGAGAAAGACCTGATCCCAGACTCCATGCTTAGATGTTCCGGACCATCCTGGCCGGAGCCCAGTCAG ATACTCCCCAGTATTGACAGCAGTTACACGCCGCAG CCGCCGCTGCCCGTCTGCATGGACTCGCCCATATCTTACAGTCACACCATCCCCAACAG TGGGGCTCACCGGCCTGTCGGAGCACGAAGTGGGGATTACCTGTACTGCCCACCGCAGCGCTGGATGCACAACCTGCGG CATGGAGCCGCTGTGCTGCTGTACCATCCCTGTGCCTCCATTTCCCAGCATTCCCGCCTGTCACTCTTCGCCCGTTCCTGTTTGTCCCATTACATCATCACTCCTTTCCCACAGCTCAGCATACAGAGA CCACTCGCCATCGTCACCTGGGGGCGTACACTGCAGCTGTCCCATGTAGGTGCATCAGaagcctgtgattggctgggccAGAATGCAAAAGCAGCTGTCCAGACCAAGGCTAGAGGGAGCTACAGCCTGCTTCTGACACGGCCAGCAGACTCCAGAATGCTCTGGGCCACAGGACAGGAGGACACACAGCGG GCTCTGAGGCGATGCTGCTTGGAGACACTCTCCCTGCCTGTGGGGAACAGAACTGCAAGAGGGAAGATGGGGTGGAAGCAAAAGAGGTGGCGAAGGGAGCTGGTCAGCCAAGGAGCAGCAGGAAGTACAGCCAGGGGAGCAGCGAAGGAGAGCAGCGCCACGGGTGGGATGAAGGTCCATCAGCTGCCTGGGCTGGCAGCCAAACCCGAGACCAGGAAGGGAAATCGCAACGCTACAGAGGAGCCGCCACCAGACAATGGGCATGGGGCAGGAAGGGGCGGAGCTAGGGAGGTGGCAGAGCGGCAGGATTTAAAAACGGGGGGAGGAGATAAAGGGGAAGGTGTGAATGGTAAAGGCGAAATGAGAGGTGTCAGTGGGGAGGCAGGGAAGGAGAGCCAGAGGCACAGGGTAAAGACCCAGAAGGAGGCCCCACTACAGCCTGGCAGTCCCCAGTGCGTGGGTGTTCAGGCAGCCTTGCCAGTGGCCAGCAGCGGGCAGAGCCAGTGGGTACCCACCCCGCGCACAGACGAAGCAGCCTGGGCAGCGGCAGCACTGGGCTTCCTGCTGGTACTGCTGACGCTGGCGGTTCTGCACACGCGTCTCTACCGGCACTGGCGTCGCCCGCCCAGCCTGTACTGGCACCAGCCCGAGCAGGACCACGACAGCGTGGCAG AGGTGATTCGCCGGAGGCTGAAGATGATGGgccagaggaggaagaggacggCCAGCCAGCGCCGGGAGTACAGCCTGCTGCCCA